A stretch of the Glandiceps talaboti chromosome 23, keGlaTala1.1, whole genome shotgun sequence genome encodes the following:
- the LOC144453117 gene encoding uncharacterized protein LOC144453117, translated as MKMRTLFICMVIMAGVMYVLLVVKVPISHGVQNEHANKAMTSSQISGTELLNVNINKTELGREDNVCGDGVILIRDNNITGSISISQHFLTKANVKMGMGIHYKQSPASVYKISPQLYSILPERAPFQNNLFNTCLLVGNSASYDVNNHDCREPIYELLLTCSMDIYDKMTTNFDIALVQLTYQDLLMHHSNIAEQHVAVVTFI; from the exons ATGAAG ATGAGGACGCTGTTTATATGTATGGTTATCATGGCTGGTGTCATGTATGTTCTTCTAGTTGTAAAAGTACCAATTTCTCATGGTGTACAGAACGAACATGCGAATAA ggcaatgacgtcatcacagaTATCAGGAACTGAACTACTTAATgtgaatataaacaaaacagaacTTGGCAGAGAAGATAACGTGTGTGGAGACGGAGTCATTCTAATAAGAGACAACAACATAACAGGTTCTATCAG TATAAGTCAACATTTTTTGACTAAAGCCAACGTCAAGATGGGAATGGGCATACACTACAAACAATCACCTGCCAGTGTTTACAAGATATCCCCACAACTATATAGTAttttgccagagagggcgcccTTCCAAAACAATCTTTTCAACACCTGTCTCCTTGTTGGAAATTCTGCAAGCTATGACGTAAATAATCATGACTGCAGAGAGCCAATCTACGAACTTCTTTTGACGTGTAGTATGGATATTTATGATAAGATGACAACAAACTTTGATATTGCTCTAGTTCAATTGACATACCAAGATCTGCTAATGCACCA TTCGAACATTGCCGAGCAACACGTTGCTGTGGTTACGTTTATTTGA
- the LOC144452930 gene encoding uncharacterized protein LOC144452930 — MLKSGSGKFLKRSELSRRLKVKEATVKRWRVQSVSGDYPNRPLDPDSIASSTNVTNADKDKLTTTTTKDVPWNEGVRVVNLGVLAQELDSCKVCRNHLRLIKCTGETKYGGGSVLHVECHNCGANNNVYTNKTHRNVGQKRGMAAFDINTKIATGMINAGIGETHVNTMFSSMSLPTMHNRTLKRKEKLAGEAITHVAKRSCQQALRDEVMSSKKPRIDVSYDGGWQKRGSGRDYKSLSGHGTLLGRETGKVLAYSTRCKQCRVCESARDGAKVRQHNCHRNWSGSAKAMEASIAVETVKEVEEVVKIDSVTMDDDSTTIAKLHAEVRPDIVKNKDNNHTKKGFANKL, encoded by the exons ATGTTAAAATCCGGTAGTGGCAAATTTTTGAAACGGAGTGAATTGTCACGTCGTCTAAAGGTAAAAGAAGCAACAGTGAAAAGGTGGCGCGTACAATCAGTAAGTGGGGACTATCCAAACCGTCCGTTGGATCCGGACTCGATTGCAAGTTCAACTAATGTTACGAATGCTGATAAAGACAAGCTGACAACAACGACCACCAAGGATGTCCCTTGGAATGAAGGTGTAAGAGTCGTCAATCTTGGAGTACTTGCTCAAGAGTTAGATTCGTGTAAAGTATGTCGTAACCATCTTCGTCTCATCAAGTGTACTGGCGAAACTAAGTACGGGGGAGGCAGTGTTTTACATGTTGAATGTCACAACTGCGGTGCCAATAATAACGTGTACACAAACAAAACCCATCGAAATGTCGGACAGAAGCGTGGAATGGCAGCCTTCGATATCAACACTAAAATAGCAACAG GTATGATCAATGCAGGTATTGGTGAAACACATGTCAATACCATGTTTTCTTCCATGTCACTACCAACAATGCACAACCGAACACTGAAACGTAAAGAGAAATTAGCTGGGGAAGCTATTACCCATGTAGCAAAAAGATCCTGCCAGCAAGCTCTTAGAGATGAAGTGATGTCCTCAAAGAAACCAAG GATTGATGTATCATACGATGGGGGATGGCAAAAGAGAGGCAGTGGACGAGATTATAAAAGTTTATCCG GTCATGGAACACTCTTAGGCAGGGAAACAGGCAAAGTGTTAGCGTATAGCACAAGGTGTAAGCAATGTAGAGTCTGTGAGTCAGCAAGGGATGGAGCGAAAGTCAGACAGCATAATTGTCATAGAAACTGGTCAGGAAGTGCGAAGGCAATGGAAGCTAGTATAGCTGTTGAAACTGTTAAAGAAGTAGAAGAAGTAGTGAAAATAGACAGTGTAACAATGGATGACGACTCCACTACAATAGCTAAATTGCATGCTGAAGTCAGGCCAGATATAGtgaaaaataaagacaataacCATACCAAGAAGGGATTTGCTAACAAACTCTAA